The Cloeon dipterum chromosome 3, ieCloDipt1.1, whole genome shotgun sequence genome includes a region encoding these proteins:
- the Edem2 gene encoding ER degradation-enhancing alpha-mannosidase-like protein 3 isoform X1 yields MWPLLLLGLLALIGPRPAAFAMDALERSQLREEARDMFYHAYRAYMENAYPADELMPLSCKGRVRGQEPSRGDIDDSLGNFSLTLVDTLDTLAVLGDFEEFEHGVKLVIRDVTFDTDLVVSVFETNIRMLGGLLSAHILAEYFQQRAGIMSWYRGELLSMAKDLGFRLLPAFNTTTGIPHGRINLRHGMRSLENLRETCTACAGTMVLEMAALSRLSGEPVFEEKAHRAMDVLWQMRHRSSDLMGTVLNIHSGDWVRRDSGVGAGIDSYYEYCLKAYILLGEEKYLGRFNRHYDAVMKYISQGPLLLDVLMHRPHTNSRNFMDALLAFWPGLQVLKGDIRPAVETHEMLYQVIQRHNLLPEAFTTDFQVHWGQHPLRPEFLESTYFLYRATQDPYYLQVGKHALQALQKYARVPCGYAAVKDVRTAAHEDRMDSFVLAETFKYLFLLFAEPADLVLDLDEFIFTTEAHLLPLSLSTSGNASAAHLNPSALKVAPPIEPTAQNGHDPDEPRTCPSTLHLFPESVRRPLKNMVNGMCPRRSHRRKLHAVQFQVGNPEHMKAVRDMGIAIITLPDGRLQLLHTFANARSASDAEEGLQFMQEMVELSKAQAQAPDSTPLTVSYRVAASAHTPAHKVVLTAGPAHFGRELKGNERVVASVALAEPLRVCAALEQPQKLKGRIAVIERGDCMFIDKARRVEAAGAVGAIVLDNTGGSSSSTSSMFAMSGDGTNDVHIPVVFLFQQDALQLLQAVSLDPELEVTLQDSKNSASSDPLLAEAAEAMDARLLDSILDRLKGSVNDFLSKQHDQTKVDEFRNEYAQLFEQLVWVNSIEEGDDEDGHIRTKRGRSRNLDPDGPSEEPKSTKEPKEEL; encoded by the exons ATgtggccgctgctgctgctaggGCTGCTTGCCCTGATCGGGCCCCGTCCCGCGGCCTTCGCCATGGACGCCCTGGAGCGCAGCCAGCTCAG AGAGGAAGCGCGGGACATGTTTTACCACGCATACCGCGCTTACATG GAAAATGCATACCCGGCCGACGAACTGATGCCGCTGAGCTGCAAAGGTCGCGTCAGAGGCCAGGAGCCGTCGCGTGGCGACATAGATGACAGTCTCGGAAACTTTTCCCTCACCCTCGTGGACACACTGGACACGCTGGCCGTACTCGGTGACTTTGAGGAATTTGAACATGGCGTAAAGCTGGTCATTCGCGACGTCACCTTCGACACGGACCTTGTTGTCTCTGTGTTCGAAACCAACATTCGCATGCTTGG GGGGCTGTTATCTGCGCATATTTTGGCTGAATACTTCCAACAGCGTGCCGGCATCATGTCCTGGTATAGAGGCGAGCTGTTGTCCATGGCCAAGGACCTTGGATTCCGTCTCTTGCCAGCGTTCAATACAACCACTGGAATTCCTCATGGCAGa attaatttacgCCATGGAATGAGGTCTCTGGAGAACTTGAGGGAAACATGCACAGCTTGCGCAG gAACAATGGTGCTAGAAATGGCGGCGCTTTCCAGATTGTCTGGCGAGCCCGTGTTTGAGGAGAAGGCGCATCGCGCCATGGACGTCTTGTGGCAGATGCGGCACCGCTCGTCCGATCTGATGGGCACGGTGCTCAACATCCACTCAGGGGACTGGGTGCGACGCGACTCTGGCGTCGGCGCCGGCATCGACTCATATTACGAGTACTGCCTCAAGGCGTACATCCTGCTAGGCGAGGAAAAGTACCTGGGCCGCTTCAACAGGCATTACGATGCCGTGATGAAGTACATCAGCCAGGGGCCGCTACTGCTTGATGTGCTGATGCACCGGCCGCACACCAACTCGAGGAACTTCATGGACGCGCTGCTCGCCTTCTGGCCGGGACTGCAGGTGCTCAAGGGCGACATCAGGCCTGCTGTGGAGACCCATGAAATGCTCTACCAG GTGATCCAGCGGCACAATCTGCTGCCAGAAGCGTTCACCACCGACTTCCAAGTGCACTGGGGCCAGCACCCTCTGCGGCCCGAGTTTCTGGAGTCGACCTACTTCTTGTACCGCGCAACCCAAGACCCCTACTACCTGCAGGTGGGCAAGCACGCCCTGCAGGCGCTGCAAAAGTACGCGAGAGTGCCGTGCGGCTACGCGGCGGTGAAAGACGTGCGTACGGCGGCCCACGAGGACCGCATGGACAGCTTTGTTCTGGCTGAGACCTTCAAGTACTTGTTCCTGCTCTTCGCTGAGCCGGCCGACCTGGTGCTTGATCTTGACGAGTTCATCTTCACCACCGAGGCGCACTTGTTGCCCCTGAGTCTGTCGACCAGTGGCAACGCGTCTGCAGCCCACTTAAATCCGAGCGCACTCAAAGTTGCGCCACCAATCGAACCTACTGCTCAGAATGGCCACGACCCTGACGAACCCAGGACCTGCCCCAGCACGCTGCACTTGTTCCCAGAGTCTGTGCGTCGGCCGCTCAAGAACATGGTGAACGGAATGTGCCCCAGAAGGTCGCACCGCAGGAAGTTGCATGCCGTCCAGTTCCAG GTCGGTAACCCTGAACACATGAAAGCCGTACGTGACATGGGCATAGCAATAATCACCCTGCCCGACGGCCGTCTGCAGTTGCTGCACACCTTTGCTAAT GCGCGGTCAGCGTCAGACGCAGAAGAGGGTTTGCAGTTCATGCAGGAGATGGTTGAGCTGTCCAAGGCGCAGGCACAGGCGCCGGATTCGACGCCGCTGACCGTGTCGTACCGCGTAGCCGCGTCAGCGCACACACCCGCCCACAAGGTTGTGCTGACCGCCGGCCCTGCGCACTTCGGCCGAGAGCTCAAGGGCAACGAACGAGTCGTCGCCTCAGTTGCCCTCGCCGAGCCTCTCAGGGTGTGTGCTGCCCTGGAGCAGCCACAAAAACTCAAGGGCCGCATTGCTGTGATCGAGAGAGGAGACTGCATGTTCATTGACAAG GCGCGACGAGTAGAAGCTGCAGGAGCAGTTGGAGCCATCGTGCTGGACAACACGGGTGGCTCATCGTCTAGTACCTCGTCCATGTTCGCGATGTCTGGAGACGGCACCAATGATGTGCACATTCCCGTCGTCTTCCTGTTCCAGCAGGACgcgctgcagctgctgcaAGCCGTGTCGCTTGACCCCGAACTTGAGGTCACCCTGCAAGACTCGAAGAACAGCGCCAGCAGCGATCCACTGCTCGCAGAGGCGGCTGAGGCCATGGACGCGCGCCTCCTTGACTCAATCCTTGACAGACTCAAAGGTTCTGTGAATGACTTCTTGTCAAAGCAGCATGACCAGACCAAG GTTGACGAGTTCAGAAATGAGTACGCTCAGCTTTTCGAGCAACTAGTTTGG GTGAACTCAATTGAGGAAGGAGATGACGAAGACGGCCACATTCGAACAAAGCGGGGTCGCAGCAGGAATCTGGATCCTGACGGCCCATCGGAGGAGCCTAAAAGCACCAAGGAGCCCAAAGAAGAGTTGTGA
- the Edem2 gene encoding ER degradation-enhancing alpha-mannosidase-like protein 3 isoform X2, with translation MWPLLLLGLLALIGPRPAAFAMDALERSQLREEARDMFYHAYRAYMENAYPADELMPLSCKGRVRGQEPSRGDIDDSLGNFSLTLVDTLDTLAVLGDFEEFEHGVKLVIRDVTFDTDLVVSVFETNIRMLGGLLSAHILAEYFQQRAGIMSWYRGELLSMAKDLGFRLLPAFNTTTGIPHGRINLRHGMRSLENLRETCTACAGTMVLEMAALSRLSGEPVFEEKAHRAMDVLWQMRHRSSDLMGTVLNIHSGDWVRRDSGVGAGIDSYYEYCLKAYILLGEEKYLGRFNRHYDAVMKYISQGPLLLDVLMHRPHTNSRNFMDALLAFWPGLQVLKGDIRPAVETHEMLYQVIQRHNLLPEAFTTDFQVHWGQHPLRPEFLESTYFLYRATQDPYYLQVGKHALQALQKYARVPCGYAAVKDVRTAAHEDRMDSFVLAETFKYLFLLFAEPADLVLDLDEFIFTTEAHLLPLSLSTSGNASAAHLNPSALKVAPPIEPTAQNGHDPDEPRTCPSTLHLFPESVRRPLKNMVNGMCPRRSHRRKLHAVQFQVGNPEHMKAVRDMGIAIITLPDGRLQLLHTFANARSASDAEEGLQFMQEMVELSKAQAQAPDSTPLTVSYRVAASAHTPAHKVVLTAGPAHFGRELKGNERVVASVALAEPLRVCAALEQPQKLKGRIAVIERGDCMFIDKARRVEAAGAVGAIVLDNTGGSSSSTSSMFAMSGDGTNDVHIPVVFLFQQDALQLLQAVSLDPELEVTLQDSKNSASSDPLLAEAAEAMDARLLDSILDRLKGSVNDFLSKQHDQTKVNSIEEGDDEDGHIRTKRGRSRNLDPDGPSEEPKSTKEPKEEL, from the exons ATgtggccgctgctgctgctaggGCTGCTTGCCCTGATCGGGCCCCGTCCCGCGGCCTTCGCCATGGACGCCCTGGAGCGCAGCCAGCTCAG AGAGGAAGCGCGGGACATGTTTTACCACGCATACCGCGCTTACATG GAAAATGCATACCCGGCCGACGAACTGATGCCGCTGAGCTGCAAAGGTCGCGTCAGAGGCCAGGAGCCGTCGCGTGGCGACATAGATGACAGTCTCGGAAACTTTTCCCTCACCCTCGTGGACACACTGGACACGCTGGCCGTACTCGGTGACTTTGAGGAATTTGAACATGGCGTAAAGCTGGTCATTCGCGACGTCACCTTCGACACGGACCTTGTTGTCTCTGTGTTCGAAACCAACATTCGCATGCTTGG GGGGCTGTTATCTGCGCATATTTTGGCTGAATACTTCCAACAGCGTGCCGGCATCATGTCCTGGTATAGAGGCGAGCTGTTGTCCATGGCCAAGGACCTTGGATTCCGTCTCTTGCCAGCGTTCAATACAACCACTGGAATTCCTCATGGCAGa attaatttacgCCATGGAATGAGGTCTCTGGAGAACTTGAGGGAAACATGCACAGCTTGCGCAG gAACAATGGTGCTAGAAATGGCGGCGCTTTCCAGATTGTCTGGCGAGCCCGTGTTTGAGGAGAAGGCGCATCGCGCCATGGACGTCTTGTGGCAGATGCGGCACCGCTCGTCCGATCTGATGGGCACGGTGCTCAACATCCACTCAGGGGACTGGGTGCGACGCGACTCTGGCGTCGGCGCCGGCATCGACTCATATTACGAGTACTGCCTCAAGGCGTACATCCTGCTAGGCGAGGAAAAGTACCTGGGCCGCTTCAACAGGCATTACGATGCCGTGATGAAGTACATCAGCCAGGGGCCGCTACTGCTTGATGTGCTGATGCACCGGCCGCACACCAACTCGAGGAACTTCATGGACGCGCTGCTCGCCTTCTGGCCGGGACTGCAGGTGCTCAAGGGCGACATCAGGCCTGCTGTGGAGACCCATGAAATGCTCTACCAG GTGATCCAGCGGCACAATCTGCTGCCAGAAGCGTTCACCACCGACTTCCAAGTGCACTGGGGCCAGCACCCTCTGCGGCCCGAGTTTCTGGAGTCGACCTACTTCTTGTACCGCGCAACCCAAGACCCCTACTACCTGCAGGTGGGCAAGCACGCCCTGCAGGCGCTGCAAAAGTACGCGAGAGTGCCGTGCGGCTACGCGGCGGTGAAAGACGTGCGTACGGCGGCCCACGAGGACCGCATGGACAGCTTTGTTCTGGCTGAGACCTTCAAGTACTTGTTCCTGCTCTTCGCTGAGCCGGCCGACCTGGTGCTTGATCTTGACGAGTTCATCTTCACCACCGAGGCGCACTTGTTGCCCCTGAGTCTGTCGACCAGTGGCAACGCGTCTGCAGCCCACTTAAATCCGAGCGCACTCAAAGTTGCGCCACCAATCGAACCTACTGCTCAGAATGGCCACGACCCTGACGAACCCAGGACCTGCCCCAGCACGCTGCACTTGTTCCCAGAGTCTGTGCGTCGGCCGCTCAAGAACATGGTGAACGGAATGTGCCCCAGAAGGTCGCACCGCAGGAAGTTGCATGCCGTCCAGTTCCAG GTCGGTAACCCTGAACACATGAAAGCCGTACGTGACATGGGCATAGCAATAATCACCCTGCCCGACGGCCGTCTGCAGTTGCTGCACACCTTTGCTAAT GCGCGGTCAGCGTCAGACGCAGAAGAGGGTTTGCAGTTCATGCAGGAGATGGTTGAGCTGTCCAAGGCGCAGGCACAGGCGCCGGATTCGACGCCGCTGACCGTGTCGTACCGCGTAGCCGCGTCAGCGCACACACCCGCCCACAAGGTTGTGCTGACCGCCGGCCCTGCGCACTTCGGCCGAGAGCTCAAGGGCAACGAACGAGTCGTCGCCTCAGTTGCCCTCGCCGAGCCTCTCAGGGTGTGTGCTGCCCTGGAGCAGCCACAAAAACTCAAGGGCCGCATTGCTGTGATCGAGAGAGGAGACTGCATGTTCATTGACAAG GCGCGACGAGTAGAAGCTGCAGGAGCAGTTGGAGCCATCGTGCTGGACAACACGGGTGGCTCATCGTCTAGTACCTCGTCCATGTTCGCGATGTCTGGAGACGGCACCAATGATGTGCACATTCCCGTCGTCTTCCTGTTCCAGCAGGACgcgctgcagctgctgcaAGCCGTGTCGCTTGACCCCGAACTTGAGGTCACCCTGCAAGACTCGAAGAACAGCGCCAGCAGCGATCCACTGCTCGCAGAGGCGGCTGAGGCCATGGACGCGCGCCTCCTTGACTCAATCCTTGACAGACTCAAAGGTTCTGTGAATGACTTCTTGTCAAAGCAGCATGACCAGACCAAG GTGAACTCAATTGAGGAAGGAGATGACGAAGACGGCCACATTCGAACAAAGCGGGGTCGCAGCAGGAATCTGGATCCTGACGGCCCATCGGAGGAGCCTAAAAGCACCAAGGAGCCCAAAGAAGAGTTGTGA